The following DNA comes from Naumovozyma castellii chromosome 4, complete genome.
TGCAGGCTATACGACGCTTCAGACTCTAGCGATGACACACTACAAGGTGAAGAAACAATGGGATACAATGACACCGATAACAATGCGAGCCACCGCACTTCCAATTTCTACTCGGACTTTTTAATATCCACCACAATGACACACCGTGTAAGGGAAGCTTCACATTCAAGACAGTTTAGTGACACTACGGACTATTACAACACGTCACCTTTGAAGCACCTGTACCATGAGGATACCAGTCTTATCAAGCCCAAGAAATTAAACGAGGTGGTCACTGAAGGAGGTGAGTATTTCGGGACCAACTTGGATGATGCCATCTATGCTGACGACAGCATCAATCAGGAAGAAGCTAGTTATTACTCGTCATCATCGTCTGCAGACTCGATCGACTCACCTTCGTTGTTAAATTCCAACTCGTTAACGTCATCTCTTTCGTCATCGTTGTCGGACATGGCTCCCTTGAATGAATACACGTACTTGACCTTTGGTGGCGGTAGTGTCTATTCGATGAACACCTTCCATGATGCAAGTGAGGATCTGGATGGACAAAGTGTTCTATCTGATTCCACTGAGatcaacaataataataatactacGAATAGTAACAATAATTCTGTGGAAACCATCACTGTGAAGAAACCTACACCACCAGCACCTACGTTATTACTGCCGAGGATGGAAATGGATTACCAAGCGTTAATAAACAACTCCAGATTATATGATCCAACGACTcatgattttgaaaacgGGAACAGAAACACTACGGATGACCATTCAATCACAttttaaaatcaatttttgCACATTCAAACTTATCATACCGCTATTTATTGCTCGCGAGAGAGACAAGGATGGACATCTAAATTTGctacatacatacatacatacatacatattGCTCTCTATagaatatattcttttatcaACATAAAATAACAATGCTTTTTTGTATTAGTTACGTTTCGTATACACATATAATTATGGTTTTGGACCAATCATGTTTTCTGGGACGACccattcatcaaattcctcAGCggttaaatatttcaattccaaGGCAGATTCTTTCAAagtaatatttttcaaatgtgcATTCTTGGCAATCTTCGATGCTGCATCATACccaatttttggattcAAAGCTGTCACTAGcattaatgatttatttaaattttcattaatcttATCCTTATTTGCCTTTAAATCATCGATACAATGAATTCTGAAAGATTTACATGCATCTGTCATCAATCTAATggaattcaataaattagCGATCATTAATGGCTTATAGACGTTCAATTCGAATTGTCCCTGAGATCCAGCAATGGAAATAGTTTGATTATTCCCCATAATTTGCACACAAACTTGAGTCATGGCTTCATTTTGAGTAGGATTAACCTTCCCTGGCATAATTGATGAACCAGGTTCATTTTCAGGTAATTGTAATTCACCATAACCACAACGTGGACCTGAACCCAAATATCTAATATCTTGAGCAATCTTGAAAAGAGAGCCGGCAACGGTATTTAAGGCACCACTAGCAAATACAATAGCGTCATGAGCAGCTAAAgcttcaaatttatttggAGCCGTCTTAAATTCAATACCTGTTTCTTTAGAGACTTCCTCTGCGatcaatttatcaaaacCAATCTTGGTATTTAAACCTGTTCCGACAGCGGTCCCACCTTGTGCAaggaatttcaaatgatacAGGGAGGATTCAATTCTATAAATcccattttccaattgttgTACGTATCCGCTAAATTCCTGTCCCAAGGTCAATGGAGTAGCATCTTGTAAATGAGTTCTACCAATCTTAACAATATCAGCGAATTCCTTTGCCTTTACATCCAATGCATCTTTCAACTTGGTCAATTCTGGGatcaatgaatttgtaATTTCCAAGACAGCGGCAATATGCATGACGGAGGGGAAAGTATCATTGGATGATTGTGATTGATTACAATGATTATTTGGATGGATTTGCTTAGAACCTAGTTTCCCACCCACCAATTCAATGGCTCTATTAGAGATGACTTCATTAACGTTCATATTTGTCTGTGTTCCCGACCCTGTTTGGAACACGACTAATGGGAAatgatctttcaatttcccCTGTACAACTTCATCAGCAGCCTTCTTGATTGGGTCAGCAACCTTTGGATCCAACGTCCCGAGGGATTCATTGACTATAGCGGcagatttcttcaagataCCAAAGGCAGTTATTATAGGGTCAGGGATACGTTCTCTGGATCCAccaatcttgaaattttggaagGATCTTTGCGTTTGTGCACCCCAGTACTTGTCTGCGGGCACTTTGATCTCACCGAATGAGTCCGTTTCAATTCTGTATTGTTGCTGGGAGGCAGCCGTGGTGGTAGAGAGGGACATCCTTGATGCTTGGAGACGTAGAATGGTAGGGTTTGCTAGTTTGAGCTTGAGCATGGTTTGAATGACAGTGATTTATGagattgttgttgctgttgctgtttTAGTTTTTCCAGATGGTAGCGCTGAGTGAGATTGCGTGAATAGAGTCAGAGGGGACAGAGTCTGGCAAGAGATGAATGTCGATGTGTCTTTGTTCTGTTTATATATGTCTCTATATATGTATACTTGCGGGCAGACGGAGGCATCGCAGGCATCGGGTTAAGGCATTGGAGTACTCATTGCAGTATTGCTTCATTCATTGACTGATTGATGGATTATTcaatcaagaagaagagaaaacCGGTCTCGGAGAAGCAAAGAGCATCGGCCAATCAGAGACGAACaccaaaaaataatgaaggatGCGAGGTTCGAACTCGCGCGGACAACCGTCCAACAGATCTTAAGTCTGCCGCCTTAGACCACTCGGCCAACCCTCCATActaatttggaatttgtAGCGCTGTTGTGTGCTACCGCCTATACCGCGTCTGTCACGGACTGGGAAGAATATAACGTCAAGGGACCCTGATCTGATCATATCATTTCTTATCTtatctcatctcatctctTCTCATCTCATTGACATTTAATAAACCAGACAAATGAAACTGCTTCGCCTTATTAGTATCTGCTTACTCACCAGGATCGGGTACTCCCTTGTAATACCTTCCATATGGGCCCAAACAGGCAAGTCCCCCGGAGTATTCAACATCGACTCCGATTCTCCCTCGAACATAATCCATCATGCTGCTTCTCCGATACCAAACCAGTACattgtattatttaaaagtgATACCACTGATATTCAACGAGAAACACACCTCGCTACATTAAACTCGTGGCTGCTCAATACAGATCCACAATACACAATCTTACATTCATTCCAACTCGCCCACGATCTACAGGGATACACATCCCGTCTCCCTGAACAACTAATACGTTCATTAGCAACGGATCCGATAATCCAATCCATTGAACAAGATTCATACGTCCATGCCTTAGGTAGACAAAAGCAAATTGATTCACCCTGGGGGCTCGCTAGAATTTCACAAAGAGAACGATTGAAATTACTACAGGATCAATTCTACCATTATGATGACTCGGGTGCCTCCTCCAATACAAAATGTTACATCTTAGACACGGGAATCAATGAAAACCATAACGAATTCCAAGGAAGAGCTAAATGGGGAGCCGTTTTCACACCTATGGAACCAAATCAAGAGGATGAGAATGGTCATGGAACTCATTGTGCAGGTGTCATTGGGTCTCATGAATACGGTGTGGCCAAGAATACTACCCTTATCGCTGTGAAAGTCTTGGATGCTAGAGGCGATGGTGAAATGTCTGCTGTCATAAGAGGAATTGAATACGTGACACAGCAACATGAACAAGATATGAAGAAACAGGATCAAACCGGTTTTAAAGGATCTGTCATTAATTTATCTCTCGGCGCAGGTAAATCTCCCGCTCTATTAAGGGTAATCGAGGCTGCAGTTAAGTTGGGTGTCCATTTTGCTGTTGCGGCAggtaatgaagatgatgatgcttGTTCAACTTCTCCAGCCGATTCCCCGCATGCCCTTACAGTGGGGGCTTCATCATTTAGTGATGATAGAGTGTTTTTCTCAAATTGGGGACCATGTGTAGATGTATTTGCTCCAGGTATCAATATTATGTCCACTTATATTGGACCCcataataatgaaactaCAAGTCTATCGGGCACATCCATGTCTGCTCCCTTTGTCACAGGTTTGATAGCATATTTCCTTTCACTACAACCTGATACTAAGAGTCAATTTTATACTGGAATAACATCTCCAACTCCTtatcaattgaaatataagATTATATCCTTTAGCACAGAGGGTGTGCTGCATGAAATACCCGAGGGAACACCTAATCGGATAGTTTATAATGGTGGTGGTCATAGTTTGAAGGATTTTTGGAATAACTAAGTAAGTAGACagagaaaataatatgcatatattttatatcGACAACGGtaaataaaacaaataGTATATCGGTTTTTGAACGATTGTTCTACCAACAGAAgtagaaatattttgtgCCATACCTCTAGTTCGCcttctttccaaatggGCAACTCTGTCTCTTGGTGAATCAGGCGTCAATTCCATTCCAATCGATTTGTAAAATTTTATAGCATTCTCATTATCACTAAATACAGTCAATTCAATGCCAATTAATGGATACTCCAATAATTCACCATTCTCACTCCGTAATCGAGAACATGCATCTTGAAGATGTTCAGCAAGTAAACGAGTCCCCAATTTCCGATTTCGAAGTGATGGTAATATTTGAATCTCGTAAAGATAAACCACAGACAATAACTTATCATCCTCAGTAAATCCATCTTCTTCCGTCAACATAAAACTTAAAAACAGCATTGGCTCATCAGATTCCTCGTCCCAGTAACTAACATACACTAACCCTGGAGAACGCATCtcttccaatttattcACTTTCCAAGGTCGAGCATTCtcatatattttcttcgaCACTTTAGTATACTTCTCACCAAGATTCACATCCAAGATATCCAAAAACTGATCCAACATCTTATCACCTTGATCCGTGGAACACTTCATATACACAACGTCTTGCGAGTTCTTGCCGCTCGTACAATTATCTGGttcaataataagaatcttcctcttcagaCATTTGAGTTGCTCCTGTAAGGTAACTTCCAACGTAAGAGGAAACTCCTCAAGGATCATGTGTGAAAAGGCTTCAAATGCATGCATTGGGTCCGTTACTTAGTGCTGTTTTCATTTGGGTTAACGTTATTCTTGAAGTTGCACTTACTGATCATTAGGGCGGcattatttcaaaaattacatctttcaatattccAGGTCAATCCGTATGAAGCCGCATCACAAGAGGACAGGAATCTTATAGATCATGGAGGAAGGTGACAATATAACCCATTTTCGTGCATGCTAACGAGGCCAAGATGTCacaacaaattcaattatcGCAAGAACCGCCACCGGTGATGACACCATGCAATTTCTCACCATCGCCAGCATTCCAGTGGTTATGTGATGAACTATTTGTCAAAttagaagatattcaaagTAAAAGAGACCCTAAAAACATTGGTAAACCTGTGACTGTACGATACTATGAAGTTATTAATCATTTCATTGCGTTATGGAGGAAAACTGTGGGTAACGATATCTTCCCAGCCCTTATTCTAATTTTGCCCTATCGTGATAGAAGATTGTTTAACATTAGAGATTATACCTTAATTAAGGCCATTTGTGCGTATCTGAAATTACCTAGAAATTCATTTACTGAAAAGAGATTGCTAAGTTGGAAGGCTAGAGCTGGTAAAGGTGTTAAATTGTCTCAATTTTGcgttaatgaaattaagaagaggaagagcGAACCAAaggataaaattgaaataacCATTGATCGTTTGAATGAGTGTCTGGATAAATTAGCTGAGGAAAGAAATAGTAAGGGTCGAGGGTTTAAAAAATTGGCTGATTCTCCAACGTTTAAGTTCTGCCTAGAAAACATGtcatttattgaattacAATTCTTTTTCGATATATTGTTGAAGAATAGAGTCATTGGAGGCCAGGAACATAAATTTTTGAACGCTTGGCATCCTGATGCTCAAGATTATTTAAGTGTGGTAAGCGACCTAAGAACTGTGACAACACGGCTTTGGGACCCTGAAATTAGattacaaaataatgaCTTGGTCATTAACCCAGGATTTGCATTCGCACCACAATTGGCTAAGAAATTATCCATTTCAtatgaaaaaatatgtaTGAAGTTAAAAAATGATTTCATTATCGAGGAAAAGATGGATGGGGAAAGAATTCAATTACATTATCAAGACTATggagaaaaattaaaattctTTAGTAGGCGTGGTACAGATTATACATATCTGTATGGTGAGAGTATACATGATGGATTCATTGGGAAACATTTAAAACTGAATAAAGACGTTAAAGATTGCATATTAGATGGTGAAATGATCACTTATGATAAAACCCAAAATATGATTTTACCATTTGGATTAGTCAAGAGTAGTGCAAGGAGTATGTTAACAAAGGATGGAATAATGAATGAAGGATATCAGCCTCTGTTTATGGTATTCGATCTGATATTTATGAACGGGACATCACTTGcaaatattccattgaaTGTACGGAAGGAGTACCTAAATGGTATCTTTACCCCGGAACCTCATATCATAGAGTTACTATCTTCATATCATAGGTTTAACGAAGA
Coding sequences within:
- the YSP3 gene encoding putative subtilisin-like protease YSP3 (ancestral locus Anc_6.14), encoding MKLLRLISICLLTRIGYSLVIPSIWAQTGKSPGVFNIDSDSPSNIIHHAASPIPNQYIVLFKSDTTDIQRETHLATLNSWLLNTDPQYTILHSFQLAHDLQGYTSRLPEQLIRSLATDPIIQSIEQDSYVHALGRQKQIDSPWGLARISQRERLKLLQDQFYHYDDSGASSNTKCYILDTGINENHNEFQGRAKWGAVFTPMEPNQEDENGHGTHCAGVIGSHEYGVAKNTTLIAVKVLDARGDGEMSAVIRGIEYVTQQHEQDMKKQDQTGFKGSVINLSLGAGKSPALLRVIEAAVKLGVHFAVAAGNEDDDACSTSPADSPHALTVGASSFSDDRVFFSNWGPCVDVFAPGINIMSTYIGPHNNETTSLSGTSMSAPFVTGLIAYFLSLQPDTKSQFYTGITSPTPYQLKYKIISFSTEGVLHEIPEGTPNRIVYNGGGHSLKDFWNN
- the NAT4 gene encoding N-terminal L-serine N(alpha)-acetyltransferase NatD (ancestral locus Anc_2.532), which translates into the protein MHAFEAFSHMILEEFPLTLEVTLQEQLKCLKRKILIIEPDNCTSGKNSQDVVYMKCSTDQGDKMLDQFLDILDVNLGEKYTKVSKKIYENARPWKVNKLEEMRSPGLVYVSYWDEESDEPMLFLSFMLTEEDGFTEDDKLLSVVYLYEIQILPSLRNRKLGTRLLAEHLQDACSRLRSENGELLEYPLIGIELTVFSDNENAIKFYKSIGMELTPDSPRDRVAHLERRRTRGMAQNISTSVGRTIVQKPIYYLFYLPLSI
- the FUM1 gene encoding fumarase FUM1 (ancestral locus Anc_6.13) is translated as MLKLKLANPTILRLQASRMSLSTTTAASQQQYRIETDSFGEIKVPADKYWGAQTQRSFQNFKIGGSRERIPDPIITAFGILKKSAAIVNESLGTLDPKVADPIKKAADEVVQGKLKDHFPLVVFQTGSGTQTNMNVNEVISNRAIELVGGKLGSKQIHPNNHCNQSQSSNDTFPSVMHIAAVLEITNSLIPELTKLKDALDVKAKEFADIVKIGRTHLQDATPLTLGQEFSGYVQQLENGIYRIESSLYHLKFLAQGGTAVGTGLNTKIGFDKLIAEEVSKETGIEFKTAPNKFEALAAHDAIVFASGALNTVAGSLFKIAQDIRYLGSGPRCGYGELQLPENEPGSSIMPGKVNPTQNEAMTQVCVQIMGNNQTISIAGSQGQFELNVYKPLMIANLLNSIRLMTDACKSFRIHCIDDLKANKDKINENLNKSLMLVTALNPKIGYDAASKIAKNAHLKNITLKESALELKYLTAEEFDEWVVPENMIGPKP